In the genome of Mangifera indica cultivar Alphonso chromosome 9, CATAS_Mindica_2.1, whole genome shotgun sequence, the window AAAAATCGAGACTTGTTTTCCTTTTCCAGGGTTGCCATCAACCTATTCTGTCTCCTTGTTCTAAATAATTGTACCATACGAAGTAAATTATCTCCCTTCTCATTCAGCAAACATTATAGAATATTTTAGCCTAAACTGTATTTGTATGTAATCTATGACCTTTTGTTCGCTGTTATCTTTCATTGTGGCCTTGGAGACTGAGTTTTGAGAGAAAGTGTAATGGTGGCCATGGTTACACCATGGAGCAGACTTCTATATGAACCCGAATACGATCTTTaaaagctaattttttttttttgctaacaTAAATATGTTTATGAAGCAAGAGTGTAAGACAATATACCGAGGAAaggttttcttttccctttaggTAACTTGCATAATGCTTCTTCTATATTCGTGTCAATTTCTGATGAAGAtaggtttctttttcttttttcctttttatttttgtaattgctGTGATTATTAAATACATTATGTACGCTTTTTCCGTTGTTTTCTGCAGTTCAGAGTGATGAAGATTTCTGTATCTTCCTCCTTGATAATGTGTCATAGGTTTTCTGATGTTCACTGTAGAACAATGCTTAGTTGCTCGGGACCCTGTAAATGTCTTTCTAGATTTTCATTGTGTTTATGTTGGTCAATGCAGATTTGGAATGGAAACTTATTTATGTGGGATCTGCTGAGGATGAAACTTACGATCAACAATTGGAAAGTGTCCTTGTTGGGCCTGTCAATGTTGGAAACTACCGTTTTGTATTGCAGGTAATTTTAACTGAAGCCTTTTCTGCAGTTTTGTTGATCTGATATGGTTGATATGATCTCACGTTGTACCCTTGGACATATTGCAGGCTGATCCGCCAGACCCATCAAAGATACGTGAAGAAGATATTATCGGTGTTACTGTGCTTCTATTGACGTGCTCATACCTTGGCCAGGAGTTTATCCGAGTGGGCTACTATGTAAACAATGATTACGGGGACGAGCAGTTGAAAGAGGAGCCTCCCCCGAGCGTTTTGATTGATAAGGTCCAAAGAAATATATTATCTGATAAACCAAGGGTCACAAAGTTCCCCATCAATTTTCATCCTGAAGACGGCCAAAGAGCAGAGGAGCCCCCTCCTCCCAACCACCCTGATGAAGCTGATCAAAATGCAGAAACATCCGTCTCACCTGATCATCCTTAACAATCAGGAGACTTGAAATTTAGAACTTACAGGAGCATCGCCTGCCTTAGCTGGTCAAATTTAGAAATTCAGAAATTTAGGGTGATGTCTTTACTGACTTGCAAGAACTTTATCCGAACTTTACCTTAACTGAGGAATATTgctttcattttcttgataACCAATTAATAGTTCTCAACCGTGGGGCAAATGGAATTCAATGCTTAAATCAGtcactgaaaaaataaaaaaggtttttcaatttattgtgTTTAAATTGTACAAAAATTCTTAAACCCAAGAGTTAAGAATATCAAGTTTTGCCCGAATTGAATAGCCCCTAGAATAATGAAATGAATATAATTAGTGGGTGGATATAATTCAAACTGTTTGAGTTCAAACTGATGTTCAACTCgaatgagttgaatttgaatagaTGTAGTCTCAACTCAAAATTGAGTTAAACCACTTTAACTTAAGAAAGAATCAggaacaatttcttttctctaattttcttttatgaacTCATTGTCATTAGAGCAAACTGAACTCAATTTCAAATTCACAGTTTTAAATTCGAATAGAACTCAAATGGACTATTCTTCAGGTTTAACTAGGCTGAAATCCCCCCGACCCCCAACCAAATCTGGCTGATTCTGTGTCAATCGATTGTTTTACCGTATTGGTTTTGGAATTCCATATTGAATTTTCAGTCTATActaatagataatattttggaaaattgaaatttttagcactattttattccgtgtatacaaaattgtcacctatcctaaagctttaacaaatataccacaacagtaaccATCTTCCCCAAAATATccttctttaatctttcatacataaattctctcttcttctctgcaacttttttttctctttttcctcttcttccaaagtgataaaagaatcactctcacttcttcctcatcttcagaaacaaaaacaggaaggaaaaaactgaattcttcatattaagaatttttcaaagtaagaatttaaaaaaaaagcacccacaaaaactcaaacacatcCACTGTATATACCTTGTAGGAAATGACGATCGGAGAAGACGATATAGTAGTATATAactggaaaaagataaaaaattggcatttaaagatttaagtgaaaaaaaaaaaaaaactaaacatttaactgaaaaaaaaatcggcgtttttttaatttttgaaggttggcgttaacgccaacccttggcatTACGCCAAcccataattttaaaagtaggCGAAAGGTTGGCGTACGCCAACTCATAAATATTAATACAGGGGAAGGGTTGGCACACGCCAACCCATAAATATTAACGCAGGGGAAAGGTTGACATAAGTCAaccctttataatataatattattatattatattataatataatattattattatatatattataccacatcagtataatatatataatattttatattataatatataatataatatattatattattataatatattatatattattttatattatatattatattaatataatatattataatatattatatattattttaatataataatataatttaataatatattatttaatattataataatattataatgttaacgccaagggttggtggttttatatataatataatattatatatattatattatatataaaatattataatttaattatataattataatatattataatattataatataattataatatataatatattatattaatataataatattatttaatatatatattatattatattattaatatatataattatatattataatatattatatattatataatatatataattaaaatattataattatatattataatatattatatataatattataatatataattatatatatttaaattaattaaattaattttcttctagAAGAGtattattttcttctgttttttattgcattaatttaaatttgaattaaattaaaatttaatttaaaaaataaaaaaggtgggcgttcatattttttaaacaaaaaaattaattaaaaaataaaaagggttgcctactattcaaaaagaaaattaattaaaaaaaaaaaaagaggaacgccaacccttttggcgccaagggttggcgtcctGCCAACCCAACGCCAAccctcttttttaattaaatgccaacctgcatatatatacataggtatatatattatatataaaatataatataatattattatattataaagggtTGGCGTATGTCAACCCTTCCCCTGCATTAATATTTATGGGTTGACGTTCGCCAACCGTTTCCCTACTTTTAAAAAAgcgtcaatttttttttcagttaaatgtttaattttttttttcacttaaatctttaaatgccaattttttatccttttctaATTAGATACTACTATATCGTCTTCTCCGATCGTCATTTCCTACAAGGTATATACAATAgatgtgtttgagtttttgtggattgctcttttttttaaatccttattttgaaaaattcttaatatgaagaattcagttttttcctttctgcttttgtttctgaagatgaggaagaagtgagaatgattcttttatcactttggaagaagagaaaaaaaaattacagagaagaagagagaatttatgcatgaaagattaaagaggggtattttgggaaagatagttactgttgtggtatatttgttaaagttttaggataggtgacaattttatatacacggaataaaatagtgctaaaaatttcaatttccctaataTTTTTGTTCTCTTTATTGTTCCAAGATAAGTTTATACTAACAATTTTTATTCTGTTTCCGAATTAGTTTACAGGAGCCGGtgattatttttacaaattggATTCTAGTCTGAGACTTCAGGCAAAGTATgttctaaatattatttacaacCGCTTGAATAACCGATACTTAAGTTCCAATAAGAAACGGCACAAAACAAGAGTAATGATCCGGTTTGGTCAGTCAGCTTGAAAAGTTCCTTTCTTTCCCTTCAAAATGCCCTCATGTCTCTCTAGTGCTCATAATAAGATATGTATATAACAAAATGATGTAGCATGAAAGATGTGAAGCTACAACACGAATTTTAGCTTTTTAATTCCgggttaaaaacaaaatttttctgAGCATGATACAACTCCTTATCCAACAAACTAACACTTGAAGCTCAAAACAAGAATAACATCGCAAACAATTTCAAGGGATTACTTTGCACCTTCTACACCACAACTCATGGCATCAAAGGATActgaatttaatatttaagtagAAACTACCTGGAAATCACTTCATTTAATTCCTTGGTGCCACTTTATCCCTTGCAATAAGTATGATTTTACACTTCAGTTCTCGCCTTTACGCCTTTTCTTGGCTGGGCTCTGGGTCAATTGCTTTGCCTTCTTAGTGACTAAATTTTCATCTGTATTCTGCAGCAGGTTATAAGATTTAGATCAGTTGCATATGGAAATCCATAGATAGATGTAATTATGAAAATGCATTGTTCTAATTACCTCATTGCTTGACAAATTCCTCTTTCGGTgttgtcttttgtttttctttttgatttttttggtgCTCTGGTACAACGAGTTCAATTGTTTGTTATTCAACAAGAATATTCAATCCAATTCTCATGTTGGTTAGGACTACCaaattaagaatagataaataagcaatgagaaaaataaataaaacctgAGCAAGAGCCACAATTCGAGCATGCATCTCTCCAGCTGTCTCCTGGTTCTCAATTTCACCATCATCATTGAGTATGGCCTTCAACCTGTGTTCCTTCAGTAATTTCTCAGATCGAGCATGCCTCTAGAACAATAAATATGTTTCATTAGGTAACTAATGAAAGGCCCATATGACACTGAATACCAAACTGTGATTATTATCTTCATCTAAATCAATTTGGAGGTGGCAATATGAGGAACAAATGTAGTTCCAATACTATAGAATTATTTCTCCTGTCTATCAAATAAATTCATAGAAAAAATCAAGGCATTAAAAACAACTGAAGTAAAATTTTTGGTCATAGTGATTTTGAATCTTCCACCAATACTTCAacaaaattcaaagttaaacatCTTATAAAATTGACCTCATATAAAGAAAATGCATTCATAAGtcagatatataaaaaaacaattattttgagGCTATAATATGATGCTAGCTTTTCGATTTAAATTTTGTCCAAACAAGACATGCCTTACCTTGGAATTGAGATGAGCCCTCAAGGTTTCCTCAGTTAAACAGAGAATTCTTGGGCAAATCCTGCATCTAAAAACAGATTTTATCTGCAGTACACAGTCTGGAACACCAGCTGGCATTGATGCCTTTTCTGTTGTAGTGTTAGACTTTGTCACTTCAGCACCATGTTTACTTGAAAGCTCattatcttcaaaaatttcTTCACCATTTCCAATTTTGGCTTCATCTTCATTTAGAGAACATGCCCCATCAAAATGTTGtcaaaaatcaaagaaacagaagaccaaaaaaaaaaaaaggaagaaaatttctACACTGAATGAATGAATGCATTTGAGGATAAACCATCAAGACATGTTCTAGACTTGGGTGTTTAATCAAAGATTGAAGTagcattttaataaaaatgatccactataaaaaataaaaaaataaaaagcaataatTACCAAAGTTAGGGCAAGACAACTGAAAGTAAACTATTCCATCACTGGTACATCCTTACTAAAGATCGAAATAGAATTGTTAATCCTAACACTCTCATTGGTAGAACCTCTggaaaagatataaaaattgtCTCTGAAAATCATCAACATtcacccaaaaaagaaaaattcctCAGTTATCCAACTAGTAATGATTCTAGTATCAACCATCAGACCATGATAAACCAACCAAAACAGAGAACAATACTCTCAACTTTTCTTGGtccaaaacaaaatttgatatatatcttTGGCTGTTTGATAATCTAAAAACAATAGTAACAAGAAACAGCAATTATTGTCCAACATGAACTTATTTAAATAACAAGATAACATGCTTTCCATATTACATGGGGTAAAAACACATCTTACCTGATGAGTCAACATTAATCTCATCTGCCGAGCTATCCTCACGCTCATATcctgtaattttaaaaatgaaatgggaaaaaaatacagtaaattaattttctcgCTGAAAAGGTCTAATGTAATTAAAACACAGAAACTTTCACTCATCTCCAATGCCTCCCAGATTCAGAAAGTAAATCCagaaataacatattaattcaAGAACAATTGATAATGACTTTGTTATTCAAGAATAATTGTACATAAAGATTGGTACAGGATAAAAAACTTTGATACCTAAagatatgtaaaaaaaaaaataacatagtaCAGTTTGGAAAGCTAAAACAAGATCTCAAATACTGTAACATAATCCTTCTCCAATTAAATAACCAGGCAGAAAAAACATTAGCAAACCATAATAAAAATTGCCAAAGATACTCCATTCATAAATCAACTACAAGAGATTACCCTAAGGCAATAGATATTGAAGAAAACATTAAGTCATGTtcagagaaagaaagaatataataaaaaaaaaaccagaagaAGTGGAGCAAGATTCATCATTTCCATTCACTTCTGCAACTGCATCATCTTCTGATTCCTCTGTGGCTTGTCCTTCTAGTTCTGAGtctgaggatgaagatgaatctGCAGCATCATTAGTATCAGCATGTTCTAGCCTGTAGAATCGTCTCTTTATCATTTCTAGTCTTCTAATTCAACTGCACGATTAGAAACAAGAAATAACAACTGCATGATTAGAAACAGGAAATAagagcaaataaagaaaaatcattttaaattttgggattGAATTATATGCACCATCTGCATGATTAAAATAACAACAACATAACCAAACAACACCATATCCAATTTAAGTACAAAAATGTCACTAGCCACAGATTAGTTTCCATCATATAAAAATGGCATCAACCTTCACTGGTCAACTTGTATGGAACCCTTTAACTAGTACAAAAAACATTAGCACGGCATCAAACTTCACTGGTCAACTTGTATGGAACTCTTTAACTAGAGGAAAATACCAATTTCACTATGGAAGACTGTCATATATCATAACAGTTAAGCTTCGTATATGAGGTGCCAGCTAAAATCGTGATCACTTCTCTACTTTTAAGGTGAAACTTTGTACTGGATTTGGCTAACATTAAAAACTCTAGAAACGActttatcagaaaaaaaaaaaattcaaaaattaatgaagttcaTCTTTTATAAGAATATATCCAAAGTAGGATTGGATAAGAAGAATTCATATTCCAAAGAACGTCTGCTTTAACTGAAAAACAAAAGGCACCCAATTCTTTCAGTTAAAAGCGCTAAACACTTCTTCAATTATAAACCTAATGACAATGAATAAAAGATTTAAGATACAGTCTTCATGACACAAGGAATTCAGGTTATCACTAAGCTAATGGAGCTGGCATCTATAAAAGTAACGAAAGGAATCAAAACATAAAGCAAGTAAATCCgtgaaaattcaaacaaatgaataaaagagaaaacaaaaacaggtTAAATAAGtgaacaacaataaaataagCTATTAAGGCAGCgtgataattataaaatcgatTCGGTTCAGGCATATTATCTTACACAActtcaactttttcaaatttagcgttggaaaagaataaaataaataagacaaaACGCATTAGGTATGTGATTGAGAGATTGAAAGCTTACGCAAACCGAGCACAGAGACGATGACAACAACGGCGCAGACACAGAGAGAAGACGAAAAGAGAAAGGTTTTGGGTTTACCGTGAAAGAGCTGCGAGAAAGAAGAGTTTTGGGTTTGTACATGGACTTTGCCTATCGTATTGGGCTTGGGCTCTAAAAGAACCTTACGGTACTCATATGGGATAATTAACTGTTTTAAGGATTTTACAATTGAAAAGAATGTAACAATATTctatttttgattaattttagcaatctttcaattaattatatactttttttggtaaatatttttttttaatttcacaaatatggtaattaattaattaattatatttttaaaaatatatgtcgattgattattatttatttattatgttagtGCATATTATTACTGTAGATAATACATGGACCAATGTTTGGTGCATAACCTAACTAATGGTGGCCGGTAGTGTCAGGACCGAATTTTGATGGGTAGCTGAagtcaattaaaaatcaaatttgctTCCTCCACCTCAGTATACCTTTGTTGATCCCTCAATTTGATCTGCCCCAAGCAATCTCTTTTATTTATGGTAAGAAGAAGGAATTTTGACCCAAGGGTTAGATCAGTGGTTAAGAGGTGAGTGAGTcttataagaaagaaaatttgggTTAAAATCCTCTTAGTGGCATGTTAAGGTAGAGGTGTCGATGGATCAAGTCAAATCGGGCTAGGCTGGCTCAGGGTTGATCTATCGGGTTAATAGGTTAAGTCAAGCTCAAaacccaaacagtaatgggttTCGGGTTAGGCCaacccattaatatataaagccCAAGGCCTAGCATATATAAAAATGGGCAGATTTTAAATGGGTCGGTCTGACccatttaatcaaaattttaaaaaaaaattatttaaaatttttaaacacaaattatttttcaattattaaaatggaTGACAGtacttgaaatatttaatttataatctttcacttatgacggaggaataccgtagttacatgataaaaaaatattataaattgtaatatagtataaataaataaaattatatactgtataaattataaaacataaataaatatatactatgataatatttaaatgaattgaattcatttgatacttaatctatttgtaatattttgtaatgataaaattaaaataaaaataaaattataaacacaaagaattattatttataaatccagatattttctgaaagagagtttgtgagagaaaataagattaaaaatataataaaataattgagattaagatatttataaatgaaagtaaaaattaagaaaaattaaatgaatttatatagacaaaaaaataaattattaaaaaatt includes:
- the LOC123225390 gene encoding probable histone chaperone ASF1A, with product MSAVNITNVTVLDNPAPFLSPFQFEISYECVTPLKDDLEWKLIYVGSAEDETYDQQLESVLVGPVNVGNYRFVLQADPPDPSKIREEDIIGVTVLLLTCSYLGQEFIRVGYYVNNDYGDEQLKEEPPPSVLIDKVQRNILSDKPRVTKFPINFHPEDGQRAEEPPPPNHPDEADQNAETSVSPDHP
- the LOC123224839 gene encoding uncharacterized protein LOC123224839, which translates into the protein MIKRRFYRLEHADTNDAADSSSSSDSELEGQATEESEDDAVAEVNGNDESCSTSSGYEREDSSADEINVDSSDEAKIGNGEEIFEDNELSSKHGAEVTKSNTTTEKASMPAGVPDCVLQIKSVFRCRICPRILCLTEETLRAHLNSKRHARSEKLLKEHRLKAILNDDGEIENQETAGEMHARIVALAQSTKKIKKKNKRQHRKRNLSSNENTDENLVTKKAKQLTQSPAKKRRKGEN